One window of Roseisolibacter agri genomic DNA carries:
- a CDS encoding aldo/keto reductase yields the protein MVNRREFLGITLGAGASLTLTPELLRALQQPAGALLQRAIPSSGEKLPVVGLSFSNHVGCADPVALKEVFRTFVDNGGRFFDAMHGNGASEQFHATVASELGVQNKLFWSTRGLPPGGPGGPPPPGAATVKTAVDAWLARTKASKMDLVMLPVAGDPTWLAALKEEKKAGRVRHIGVQTISVKFQAAQLETLMRNEPLDFIGVDYDASNRHVEDVILPLAQERKIGVIAYFPFSNNSGASCGGTGRNLFARVGGTPLPEWAAEFDAKTWAQFFLKYVVSHPAITIARVGTTKATHMLDNIGGGIGRLPNEATRKRMAALVDALPALPPLPQNPAAAPGIALSAAVLDRYVGEYRLPSGNSVTFRRDGDRLLVKPGTNPELPLNARSETRFQDPRGPIFEFQLDGQGKVTGAILEQQGPQGPQRVQLERK from the coding sequence GTGGTCAATCGTCGCGAATTCCTCGGCATCACCCTCGGCGCCGGCGCTTCCCTGACGCTCACCCCCGAGCTGCTGCGCGCGCTGCAGCAGCCGGCCGGAGCGCTCCTGCAGCGGGCCATTCCGTCGTCCGGGGAGAAGCTGCCGGTCGTCGGGCTCTCGTTCTCGAACCACGTGGGGTGCGCGGATCCCGTCGCGCTGAAGGAGGTCTTCCGGACGTTCGTCGACAACGGCGGCCGGTTCTTCGACGCGATGCACGGCAACGGGGCGTCGGAGCAGTTCCACGCCACGGTCGCCAGCGAGCTCGGAGTGCAGAACAAGCTGTTCTGGTCGACGCGGGGCCTCCCGCCCGGCGGCCCCGGTGGCCCGCCGCCGCCCGGCGCCGCCACCGTGAAGACCGCCGTCGACGCGTGGCTGGCGCGAACGAAGGCGTCGAAGATGGACCTGGTGATGCTGCCGGTCGCGGGCGATCCGACGTGGCTCGCCGCGCTGAAGGAGGAGAAGAAGGCGGGACGCGTCCGGCACATCGGCGTGCAGACGATCTCCGTGAAGTTCCAGGCGGCGCAGCTCGAGACGCTCATGCGCAACGAGCCGCTCGACTTCATCGGCGTGGACTACGACGCGAGCAATCGCCACGTCGAGGACGTGATCCTGCCGCTCGCGCAGGAGCGGAAGATCGGCGTGATCGCGTACTTCCCCTTCAGCAACAACTCGGGCGCGAGCTGCGGCGGCACCGGCCGCAACCTGTTCGCGCGCGTGGGCGGCACGCCGCTGCCCGAGTGGGCGGCCGAGTTCGACGCGAAGACGTGGGCGCAGTTCTTCCTCAAGTACGTCGTCAGCCACCCGGCCATCACCATCGCCCGCGTCGGCACGACCAAGGCGACGCACATGCTCGACAACATCGGCGGCGGCATCGGGCGCCTGCCGAACGAGGCGACGCGGAAGCGCATGGCGGCGCTCGTCGATGCGCTGCCCGCGCTGCCGCCCCTTCCGCAGAACCCGGCCGCGGCACCAGGGATCGCGCTGTCCGCGGCGGTTCTGGACCGCTACGTCGGCGAGTACAGGCTGCCGTCCGGGAACAGCGTGACCTTCCGCCGGGACGGGGATCGGCTGCTCGTGAAGCCGGGCACCAATCCGGAGCTTCCACTCAACGCCCGATCGGAGACGCGCTTCCAGGATCCCCGCGGGCCGATCTTCGAGTTCCAGCTCGACGGCCAGGGCAAGGTGACCGGGGCCATCCTGGAGCAGCAGGGGCCGCAGGGGCCGCAGCGCGTCCAGCTCGAGCGGAAGTAG
- a CDS encoding serine hydrolase domain-containing protein, producing MASFEQALPELMKKYAVPGGAVAVVRDGRLIYARGFGYADVESRAPVQPDALFRIASVSKTLTSAAIMTLVEEGRLRLDDRVAPFIAHLAPAPGTTVDPRWEQITVRHLLNHTGGWDRGKPNGGFDPIDRPGIAAAAVNAPAPASSETLIRYMKGLPLDFDPGARFAYSNFGYIILGRVIERVSGMRYEEYVRAHVLQPVGANRTRQGKSRLRDALADEVKYYRPNLGVDAPLVPSVFPGEGLVPLNYGGYYIEAGDASGAWVSSTVDLLRFLTRVDGRASPPDILGPQVVAEMTGSGPDQCAGGACYYAFGWWVRPAPSDATWWHGGDMPGTKAMLVRSQNGFAWVALFNTAAPGSFITELDVALWNALGSITSFPTHDLFSTFR from the coding sequence ATGGCGTCCTTCGAGCAGGCGCTCCCCGAGCTGATGAAGAAGTACGCCGTTCCCGGCGGCGCGGTCGCCGTGGTGCGCGACGGACGGCTGATCTACGCGCGCGGCTTCGGCTACGCCGACGTCGAGAGCAGGGCGCCGGTGCAGCCCGACGCGCTGTTCCGGATCGCCAGCGTGTCCAAGACGCTCACCAGCGCCGCCATCATGACGCTCGTCGAGGAGGGCAGGCTCCGTCTCGACGATCGCGTCGCGCCCTTCATCGCGCACCTCGCCCCCGCACCGGGAACGACCGTCGATCCGCGGTGGGAGCAGATCACCGTCCGGCACCTGCTGAACCACACCGGCGGCTGGGATCGTGGCAAGCCGAATGGCGGATTCGATCCGATCGATCGGCCAGGGATCGCCGCGGCCGCGGTCAACGCGCCCGCGCCGGCGTCGAGCGAGACGCTGATCCGCTACATGAAGGGGCTGCCGCTCGACTTCGATCCGGGCGCACGGTTCGCCTACTCGAACTTCGGCTACATCATCCTCGGCCGCGTGATCGAGCGCGTGAGCGGCATGCGGTACGAGGAGTACGTGCGCGCCCACGTGCTGCAGCCCGTGGGCGCCAATCGCACGCGACAGGGGAAGTCGCGCCTGCGCGACGCGCTCGCGGACGAGGTGAAGTACTACCGCCCCAACCTGGGCGTCGACGCGCCGCTGGTGCCGTCCGTCTTCCCGGGCGAGGGCCTGGTGCCGCTCAACTACGGCGGCTACTACATCGAAGCGGGGGATGCGAGCGGCGCCTGGGTCTCGTCGACCGTCGATCTCCTGCGATTCCTGACGCGCGTCGATGGCCGTGCCAGCCCGCCGGACATCCTCGGCCCGCAGGTCGTCGCGGAGATGACCGGCAGCGGCCCTGACCAGTGTGCCGGTGGCGCGTGCTACTACGCCTTCGGCTGGTGGGTGCGCCCAGCGCCGAGCGACGCGACCTGGTGGCATGGGGGAGACATGCCCGGCACGAAGGCGATGCTCGTGCGCTCGCAGAACGGCTTCGCGTGGGTCGCGCTGTTCAACACGGCCGCGCCGGGCAGCTTCATCACCGAGCTGGATGTCGCGCTCTGGAATGCGCTCGGGAGCATCACGTCGTTCCCGACGCACGATCTCTTCTCGACGTTCCGGTGA
- a CDS encoding TonB-dependent receptor plug domain-containing protein, producing MRHSREHVYHARRARTAAIAALWVAAAATPAAAQHEHHGAPADSAKSLDAVTVRAKRVAVELRSGATIVDVRASTAAGGSIADLLRTVPGVELDADGRIAMRGSSSVLVLQNGRRIALAGDALAAFLRQMPASALERVEAGTTASARQGADGAAGVVNLIFRDDAVRRTGMRSLATSMATDDHYMGSAAASGDVGDVVGWDVTYALSGMRPRTDSKTSRWSLVPGDLPLRTEQDSRARERHRLQSVLAGAAVTPTDNASVALRGAYSWMEGASRSRSAFVYTNAAGNMGTSATGSLLEHVIPSGELSAVASVDMGAARLTSEARASFVDETLRGAYDDEDAGYRYMSTVMTARQRERVLRNDVGLRLSKIDLSVGQESRLRTVTAAHDATHFDATASQAYRHQLDVHAGYVTAQRSVGGVRAEAGLRVEAERTRLQLAAASARSAVRLFPSVSGTWTDARRALLYRLAYGRRIDRPGAEMLNPFSMGGDDANAIIGNPSLRPEVSDQVELGVERHRPRATLQLTPFLRWTRDPIRQLKAATARGGATTTLANLTRARAVGADGSVRARPTDRTVVTLAGSVAHMETAADAFGSSGAYATARLTIDVRVAASTTAQLYAYRRSAQAIEQGAILPTFTSELALTQRLAGDRGRVTLRLNDPLRSDRLDFRIVDAAFTQESRRRTARPLLSLFASYAVGGAPREEAPVRTERPARIF from the coding sequence GTGCGGCATTCCAGGGAGCACGTCTACCACGCACGCCGCGCGCGGACCGCCGCGATCGCCGCCCTGTGGGTCGCGGCCGCGGCGACGCCGGCGGCGGCGCAGCACGAGCATCACGGCGCTCCGGCCGACAGCGCGAAGTCGCTGGATGCGGTGACGGTGCGCGCGAAGCGCGTCGCGGTGGAGCTGCGGAGCGGCGCCACCATCGTGGACGTGCGCGCGTCCACCGCGGCGGGCGGCAGCATCGCGGACCTCCTGCGCACCGTGCCCGGCGTGGAGCTGGACGCGGACGGGCGCATCGCCATGCGCGGCAGCAGCAGCGTGCTCGTGCTGCAGAACGGGCGGCGCATCGCGCTGGCCGGTGACGCACTCGCCGCGTTCCTCCGCCAGATGCCGGCGTCGGCGCTGGAGCGGGTCGAGGCAGGCACCACCGCCTCCGCGCGGCAGGGCGCGGACGGCGCCGCCGGCGTCGTGAACCTGATCTTCCGAGACGACGCGGTGCGGCGCACGGGCATGCGCTCGCTCGCCACCTCGATGGCGACGGACGACCACTACATGGGCTCTGCCGCCGCCAGCGGCGACGTCGGCGACGTCGTGGGCTGGGACGTGACGTACGCGCTGTCCGGCATGCGGCCCCGCACCGACTCGAAGACGTCGCGCTGGAGCCTCGTGCCCGGGGACCTCCCGCTCCGGACGGAGCAGGACAGCCGCGCACGCGAGCGGCACCGCCTGCAGTCCGTGCTCGCGGGCGCTGCCGTCACGCCGACGGACAACGCGTCCGTGGCGCTGCGCGGCGCGTACTCGTGGATGGAGGGCGCGTCGCGCAGCCGCTCCGCGTTCGTCTACACGAACGCCGCGGGCAACATGGGGACGAGCGCGACCGGCAGCCTGCTGGAGCACGTGATCCCGTCGGGGGAGCTGAGCGCCGTCGCGAGCGTCGACATGGGAGCCGCGCGCCTCACGTCCGAAGCGCGCGCCAGCTTCGTGGACGAGACGCTGCGCGGCGCCTACGACGACGAGGATGCCGGCTACCGCTACATGAGCACCGTCATGACCGCGCGGCAGCGCGAGCGCGTGCTGCGGAACGACGTGGGCCTGCGTCTCTCGAAGATCGACCTGAGCGTCGGACAGGAGTCGCGGCTGCGCACGGTCACGGCCGCGCACGATGCGACCCACTTCGACGCGACGGCGTCGCAGGCCTACCGCCACCAGCTGGACGTGCATGCCGGCTACGTCACCGCGCAGCGTTCCGTCGGTGGCGTGCGGGCGGAGGCGGGGCTGCGCGTGGAGGCGGAGCGGACGCGCCTGCAGCTCGCAGCGGCCAGCGCGCGGAGCGCCGTGCGCCTCTTCCCCAGCGTGAGCGGCACATGGACCGACGCGCGTCGCGCGCTCCTGTACCGACTCGCGTACGGCCGCCGCATCGACCGGCCGGGCGCGGAGATGCTGAACCCGTTCTCCATGGGCGGGGACGACGCGAACGCGATCATCGGCAACCCGTCGCTGCGGCCGGAGGTCTCGGACCAGGTGGAGCTCGGCGTCGAGCGGCACCGTCCGCGCGCGACGCTGCAGCTGACGCCGTTCCTGCGCTGGACGCGGGACCCGATCCGCCAGCTCAAGGCGGCGACGGCGAGGGGCGGCGCGACGACCACGCTGGCGAACCTGACGCGCGCGCGCGCCGTGGGCGCCGACGGCAGCGTGCGCGCACGGCCGACGGACCGCACCGTCGTGACGCTCGCCGGCAGCGTCGCCCACATGGAGACGGCGGCCGACGCGTTCGGCAGCAGCGGCGCGTACGCGACGGCGCGGCTCACCATCGACGTCCGCGTGGCTGCCAGCACCACGGCGCAGCTCTACGCCTACCGGCGGAGCGCGCAGGCCATCGAGCAGGGCGCGATCCTGCCGACGTTCACCAGCGAGCTGGCGCTGACGCAGCGCCTCGCCGGCGACCGGGGGCGCGTGACGCTGCGGCTCAACGACCCGCTGCGCAGCGACCGCCTCGACTTCCGGATCGTCGACGCCGCGTTCACGCAGGAGAGTCGCCGGCGCACGGCGCGGCCGCTGCTGTCGCTGTTCGCGTCCTACGCGGTGGGTGGCGCGCCGCGCGAGGAGGCACCGGTCCGGACGGAGCGGCCCGCCCGGATCTTCTGA
- a CDS encoding Kelch repeat-containing protein: MRALALVLSILLVACGGGGPGAPTTTATVSGVVKTAAGAVIAGASVKIGSATVTTGADGRFELQNVPVGSATIAISAPDFDPRSQTVTLVAGSNTHDVVLTPADKGEWGTRANLLVNNSEFALAEANGKLYVLGGYPPQMGPNRTSRTVQVYDIATDRWTLGPELPEPNNHGMAAAVNGKVYLLGGQVTDDQNGLTAVNTVWELDPARGTWVAKAPMPTARSGGVAVVLQGKIYVAGGRVPRGNDFAAYDAAADKWEVLPDLPSQRNHITGAAINGRIHIVGGRLGNGLSPLKSDAQEVFNPQTRSWTTVAPMLRGRSGMNGVVARGCFHVWGGEAPTGMTPDHDYYDPRTDKWASLRNMPIPIHGVVGSAFVDGVIWVTGGGTAVGGASGSLHNQTYKPAVSCE, from the coding sequence ATGCGCGCACTCGCTCTCGTCCTGTCGATCCTCCTCGTCGCGTGCGGGGGTGGCGGCCCCGGTGCCCCCACCACGACCGCGACCGTCTCGGGCGTCGTGAAGACCGCCGCCGGCGCCGTGATCGCGGGCGCCTCGGTGAAGATCGGCAGCGCCACCGTCACGACCGGCGCCGACGGTCGCTTCGAGCTCCAGAACGTGCCGGTCGGCAGCGCGACGATCGCCATCAGCGCGCCGGACTTCGATCCGCGCTCGCAGACCGTCACCCTGGTCGCGGGGAGCAACACGCACGACGTCGTGCTGACGCCGGCCGACAAGGGCGAGTGGGGCACGCGAGCCAACCTGCTCGTGAACAACTCCGAGTTCGCGCTCGCCGAAGCGAACGGGAAGCTGTACGTCCTCGGTGGCTATCCCCCGCAGATGGGGCCCAACCGGACGTCCCGCACGGTGCAGGTCTACGACATCGCGACCGACCGCTGGACGCTGGGGCCGGAGCTCCCGGAGCCCAACAACCACGGGATGGCCGCCGCCGTCAACGGCAAGGTCTACCTGCTCGGCGGCCAGGTCACGGACGACCAGAACGGCCTCACGGCCGTCAACACGGTGTGGGAGCTGGATCCCGCGCGGGGCACGTGGGTCGCGAAGGCGCCGATGCCCACGGCGCGCAGCGGCGGGGTGGCCGTCGTGCTCCAGGGGAAGATCTACGTCGCCGGGGGGCGCGTGCCGCGCGGCAACGACTTCGCCGCCTACGACGCAGCGGCCGACAAGTGGGAGGTGCTGCCGGACCTCCCCAGCCAGCGCAACCACATCACCGGCGCGGCGATCAACGGCCGCATCCACATCGTCGGCGGGCGGCTCGGCAACGGCCTGTCGCCCCTGAAGTCGGACGCGCAAGAGGTCTTCAATCCGCAGACGCGGAGCTGGACGACCGTCGCCCCGATGCTGCGCGGCCGCAGCGGGATGAACGGCGTCGTCGCGCGGGGCTGCTTCCACGTCTGGGGCGGCGAGGCGCCGACGGGGATGACGCCCGACCACGACTACTACGATCCGCGGACCGACAAGTGGGCGAGCCTGCGCAACATGCCCATCCCGATCCACGGCGTCGTGGGGTCGGCGTTCGTCGACGGTGTGATCTGGGTGACCGGCGGCGGCACGGCGGTCGGCGGCGCATCCGGCAGCCTGCACAACCAGACCTACAAGCCGGCCGTCAGCTGCGAGTGA
- a CDS encoding carboxypeptidase-like regulatory domain-containing protein, with the protein MRITTSISAFVIALAASALVAACGQGSPGDPTAATTTTATVSGIVRAATGAVIAGASVTVGSATATTGADGRFELRNVPVGSATIAISAPGFDARSVSVSLTEGANAHDVVLTPRTLFTHQSTVAYLPPGIAQYRAAIVFLPGLRDPSTGNPLDSRRIVTGAPGTGPCPIWCTASELETVKRRSLELAGGNVALVGTTTLLDQTADYDKLLQALSQVGAQSGHPELANVPILFVGHSQGGCTAYGFTRAHAARVAGFVTMKGGCHAPGPAGAAAAVPGFFLIGRVDEPHRVANITPVFEAGRAAGAPWSLSTDAFGHGPIVDLDLMFAWMDAVLTARLPATAGAPLRAMTETAGWLGDRSTGAVATYGCYGAARSGASWLPSREAALGWQRMAGGNVVVSAC; encoded by the coding sequence ATGCGGATCACGACGTCGATCTCCGCGTTCGTCATCGCTCTCGCCGCATCGGCGCTCGTCGCCGCGTGCGGGCAGGGCAGCCCTGGTGACCCGACCGCAGCCACGACCACGACGGCGACCGTCTCCGGCATCGTGAGGGCCGCCACCGGCGCCGTCATCGCGGGTGCCTCGGTGACGGTCGGCAGCGCGACCGCCACGACCGGCGCGGACGGACGCTTCGAGCTCCGGAACGTGCCGGTCGGCAGCGCGACGATCGCGATCAGCGCGCCGGGCTTCGACGCGCGGTCGGTGAGCGTCAGCCTGACCGAGGGCGCCAACGCGCACGACGTCGTGCTGACGCCGCGGACGCTCTTCACCCACCAGAGCACCGTCGCGTACCTGCCGCCGGGAATCGCCCAGTACCGGGCGGCGATCGTCTTCCTGCCTGGCCTGCGGGATCCGTCCACCGGCAATCCGCTGGATTCGCGCCGCATCGTCACCGGCGCGCCGGGCACGGGGCCGTGCCCCATCTGGTGCACGGCCTCCGAGCTGGAGACGGTGAAGCGGCGCTCGCTCGAGCTCGCGGGTGGCAACGTGGCGCTCGTCGGCACGACGACCCTGCTCGACCAGACCGCGGACTACGACAAGCTGCTGCAGGCCCTCTCGCAGGTCGGCGCGCAGAGCGGCCATCCGGAGCTCGCGAACGTCCCGATCCTCTTCGTCGGACACTCGCAGGGTGGCTGCACGGCGTACGGCTTCACCCGCGCGCACGCCGCCCGCGTGGCCGGCTTCGTCACCATGAAGGGCGGCTGTCACGCTCCCGGCCCTGCGGGCGCGGCGGCCGCCGTGCCGGGATTCTTCCTGATCGGACGCGTGGACGAGCCGCACCGAGTCGCGAACATCACGCCCGTGTTCGAGGCCGGCCGAGCGGCGGGGGCGCCATGGTCGCTCTCGACGGACGCCTTCGGGCATGGACCGATCGTCGACCTCGATCTGATGTTCGCCTGGATGGACGCGGTCCTCACGGCGCGGCTGCCCGCGACCGCGGGTGCGCCGCTCCGCGCGATGACGGAGACGGCCGGCTGGCTCGGCGACCGGTCGACCGGCGCGGTCGCGACGTATGGCTGCTACGGCGCCGCGCGCTCGGGGGCGAGCTGGCTGCCCTCTCGCGAGGCGGCGCTCGGCTGGCAGCGCATGGCGGGAGGAAACGTCGTCGTGAGCGCCTGCTGA
- a CDS encoding GntR family transcriptional regulator has translation MPLRRTVASPPAPATVSLAVYDEVRALIVRGRLLPGTRVTEADVAAELRVSRTPAREALRRLQQERLLVPTGASDGAKVRLAVAPMTAAEARELYAAAGALEGVMVRNVAECDADARVALSAELARAQAAFRREATRRAPDWDRLFERHHAFHEVLRARLAGPRLRLLLDGLRPHLDRYEYFYGRLHETGFEATFEEHDAIVAAIETGHADLAERAVRANWFNGADRLATVVQRAGEAGFLRGLASVRHPAHSGR, from the coding sequence ATGCCCCTCCGGCGCACCGTGGCATCTCCACCGGCTCCCGCGACCGTCTCGCTCGCGGTCTACGACGAGGTCCGCGCGCTGATCGTGCGCGGCCGGCTGCTCCCGGGGACGCGCGTCACCGAGGCGGACGTCGCCGCGGAGCTCCGGGTCAGTCGGACCCCCGCCCGCGAGGCGCTGCGGCGCCTGCAGCAGGAGCGGCTGCTCGTGCCGACCGGGGCGAGCGACGGCGCGAAGGTGCGACTCGCGGTGGCCCCCATGACGGCCGCCGAGGCGCGCGAGCTGTACGCCGCGGCGGGCGCGCTGGAGGGCGTCATGGTGCGCAACGTGGCGGAGTGCGACGCGGACGCGCGGGTCGCGCTGTCGGCGGAGCTGGCGAGGGCGCAGGCGGCCTTCCGGCGCGAGGCGACGCGGCGCGCGCCCGACTGGGACCGGCTGTTCGAGCGGCACCACGCGTTTCACGAGGTGCTGCGGGCCCGGCTCGCCGGGCCGCGCCTGCGCCTGCTGCTGGACGGGCTGCGCCCGCACCTGGACCGGTACGAGTACTTCTACGGCCGGCTCCACGAGACGGGCTTCGAGGCGACCTTCGAGGAGCACGACGCGATCGTCGCCGCCATCGAAACGGGGCACGCGGACCTCGCGGAGCGCGCCGTGCGGGCCAACTGGTTCAACGGGGCCGACCGGCTGGCGACGGTCGTGCAGCGCGCGGGCGAGGCCGGGTTCCTGCGCGGGCTCGCGTCGGTGCGGCATCCGGCGCACAGCGGTCGCTGA